A stretch of the Thermus thermophilus genome encodes the following:
- a CDS encoding PucR family transcriptional regulator: MKSENFVPKDTSFDALVGGLGLEVLRPSSRPVLYLLPAPRPLLSPEGALLLFRPQEGLYRYRSAAGFLLPEPDPEVLAFAEREGLGFALYPPWLKRESLEQALALRLFALAPGMALAGLLDLFLRLPERALLEVLHQATGLALAHVAPWGEVLGFAGPVPARHPKEPGTGRGWAALEAGEALLVAYGEEEDLLRAWGLLEVAARLLRLRARERSVERMQEETLGGALLEGLILGEADPERLFAFGFVEGVEWVLALVEPPAVLGRHRLAEERRREATLELRRRIGAYLDRLGVPYLLTARGNRVAAMWQVHNPRREAEALLEALPPGSRLGYSAVHAGGEVQEAYREALIALKAARPGEALSFAGLDPVAFVLLQQSPEDLKALVERFLPLPPKLLRTLEVYMESATLEEAAQALHIHPNTLRYRLKRVEERIGPLSAPETLARVHLALRARSLLAG; the protein is encoded by the coding sequence ATGAAAAGCGAAAATTTTGTTCCCAAAGACACCTCTTTTGACGCCCTGGTGGGGGGGCTGGGCCTCGAGGTCCTCCGCCCTTCCTCCCGGCCCGTCCTCTACCTCCTCCCGGCGCCTAGGCCCCTCCTCTCCCCCGAGGGGGCCCTCCTCCTCTTCCGGCCCCAGGAGGGGCTTTACCGCTACCGCAGCGCCGCGGGCTTCCTCCTCCCGGAACCGGACCCCGAGGTCCTGGCCTTCGCCGAGCGGGAGGGCCTGGGCTTTGCCCTCTACCCCCCCTGGCTCAAGCGGGAAAGCCTGGAGCAGGCCCTCGCCCTCCGCCTCTTCGCCCTGGCCCCAGGGATGGCCCTGGCGGGGCTACTGGACCTCTTCCTGAGGCTTCCCGAGCGCGCCCTTTTGGAGGTCCTGCACCAGGCCACGGGGCTTGCCCTGGCCCACGTGGCCCCTTGGGGGGAGGTCCTGGGCTTCGCCGGGCCCGTCCCCGCCCGGCACCCCAAGGAGCCGGGCACGGGGAGGGGTTGGGCGGCCCTCGAGGCGGGGGAGGCCCTCCTCGTGGCCTACGGGGAGGAGGAAGACCTCCTCCGGGCCTGGGGGCTTTTGGAGGTGGCGGCAAGGCTCTTAAGGCTCCGCGCCCGGGAGCGGAGCGTGGAACGCATGCAGGAGGAGACCCTCGGGGGCGCTCTGCTGGAAGGGCTCATCCTGGGCGAGGCCGATCCGGAAAGGCTTTTCGCCTTCGGCTTCGTGGAGGGGGTGGAGTGGGTCCTCGCCCTGGTGGAGCCGCCCGCCGTCTTGGGGCGGCACCGCTTGGCGGAAGAGCGGAGGCGGGAGGCCACCCTGGAGCTCCGCCGCCGGATTGGGGCCTACCTGGACCGGCTCGGCGTCCCCTACCTCCTCACGGCCCGGGGGAACCGGGTGGCCGCCATGTGGCAGGTGCACAACCCGAGGCGGGAAGCGGAGGCCCTCCTCGAGGCCCTACCCCCGGGAAGCCGCCTGGGCTACTCGGCGGTGCACGCCGGCGGCGAGGTCCAGGAGGCCTACCGCGAGGCCCTCATCGCCCTCAAGGCCGCCCGTCCCGGCGAGGCCCTCTCTTTCGCGGGCCTTGACCCCGTGGCCTTCGTCCTCCTGCAGCAGTCCCCCGAGGACCTCAAGGCCCTGGTGGAGCGCTTCCTCCCCCTCCCCCCCAAGCTTCTCCGCACCCTGGAGGTCTACATGGAAAGCGCCACCCTAGAAGAGGCGGCGCAGGCCCTCCACATTCACCCCAACACCCTCCGCTACCGCCTGAAGCGGGTGGAGGAGCGGATCGGCCCCTTGAGCGCCCCCGAGACCCTGGCCCGGGTCCACCTGGCCCTCAGGGCCCGCTCCCTCCTCGCCGGCTGA
- the mpgP gene encoding mannosyl-3-phosphoglycerate phosphatase yields the protein MIVFTDLDGTLLDERGELGPAREALERLRALGVPVVPVTAKTRKEVEALGLEPPFIVENGGGLYLPRHWPVRAGRPKGGYRVVSLAWPYRKVRAGLREAEALAGRPILGYGDLTVEAVARLTGLSPEAARRAKAREYDETLILCPEGVEAVLKALEDVGLEWTHGGRFYHAAKGADKGRAVARLRALWPDPEEARFAVGLGDSLNDLPLLQAVDLAVYVGRGDPPEGVLATPAPGPEGFRYAVERYLLPRLSRRGGSGP from the coding sequence ATGATCGTCTTTACCGACCTGGACGGAACCCTCTTGGACGAGCGGGGGGAGCTCGGCCCCGCCCGGGAGGCCTTGGAGCGCCTCCGGGCCTTGGGGGTGCCCGTGGTCCCGGTCACGGCCAAGACCCGGAAGGAGGTGGAGGCCTTGGGCCTCGAGCCCCCCTTCATCGTGGAGAACGGGGGAGGCCTCTACCTCCCCCGCCACTGGCCCGTGCGGGCGGGGCGGCCCAAGGGGGGCTACCGGGTGGTCTCCCTGGCCTGGCCCTACCGGAAGGTGCGGGCCGGGCTAAGGGAGGCAGAGGCCCTGGCGGGGCGGCCCATCCTGGGCTACGGCGACCTCACCGTGGAGGCCGTGGCCCGCCTCACGGGGCTTTCCCCGGAGGCGGCGCGGCGGGCCAAGGCGCGGGAGTACGACGAGACCCTGATCCTCTGCCCCGAGGGGGTGGAGGCGGTCCTTAAGGCCTTGGAGGACGTGGGGCTGGAGTGGACCCACGGGGGGCGCTTCTACCACGCCGCCAAAGGGGCGGACAAGGGCCGGGCGGTGGCCCGGCTCAGGGCCCTGTGGCCCGACCCCGAGGAGGCCCGCTTCGCCGTGGGGCTTGGGGACAGCCTGAACGACCTTCCCCTATTACAAGCCGTGGACCTGGCGGTCTACGTGGGCCGGGGGGACCCCCCGGAGGGGGTCCTGGCCACGCCGGCGCCGGGCCCGGAGGGCTTCCGCTACGCGGTGGAGCGTTACCTCCTCCCCCGGCTCAGCCGGCGAGGAGGGAGCGGGCCCTGA
- the mpgS gene encoding mannosyl-3-phosphoglycerate synthase gives MRLEIPNHTERFGVVRLHEVQRILELDSGRVRDESPAVGLRRLDDADLRDVLEQTAIVVPTRNERLKLLEGVLSGIPHEALILVASNSSPDRLQMERDLLEEFAYLTERPALIFHQKDPALAEALRAGGYPYPIGEDGLVRSGKAEGMILALVFAALSGRRYVGFIDADNYFPGAVWEYVRAYAAGFLMAKTPFAMVRILWRYKPKLTEDEGVVFRRYGRVSERNNRALNQLIGSVSGFETDVVKTANAGEHAMSLGLALRLPWASGYAVEPQELVSLLELYGGIFPLEDEEVLRHGVEVFQIETRNPHLHENKGDEHIRDMLLACLATVYHSKLATEEVRQSVLEELQAAGALAPGEEPPPPTLYPPLASLDLQAVRKALRGHLSRFRVP, from the coding sequence ATGCGTCTGGAGATCCCCAACCACACCGAGCGCTTCGGCGTCGTCCGGCTCCACGAGGTGCAACGCATTTTGGAGCTGGACTCCGGGCGCGTGCGGGACGAGTCCCCGGCCGTGGGGCTGCGCCGCCTGGACGACGCCGACCTCAGGGACGTTTTAGAGCAGACGGCCATCGTGGTGCCCACGCGAAACGAGCGCCTGAAGCTCCTGGAAGGCGTCCTCTCCGGGATCCCCCACGAGGCCCTCATCCTCGTGGCCTCCAACAGCAGCCCCGACCGCCTCCAGATGGAGCGGGACCTCCTGGAGGAGTTCGCCTACCTCACCGAACGGCCGGCCCTCATCTTCCACCAGAAGGACCCCGCCCTCGCCGAGGCCCTGCGGGCAGGGGGCTACCCTTACCCCATCGGGGAGGACGGCCTTGTGCGGAGCGGGAAGGCGGAGGGGATGATCCTGGCCTTGGTCTTCGCCGCCCTTTCCGGCAGGCGCTACGTGGGCTTCATTGACGCCGACAACTACTTTCCCGGGGCCGTCTGGGAGTACGTCCGGGCCTACGCCGCGGGCTTCCTCATGGCCAAGACGCCTTTCGCCATGGTGCGCATCCTCTGGCGCTACAAGCCGAAGCTCACCGAGGACGAAGGGGTGGTCTTTCGCCGCTACGGCCGGGTCTCCGAGCGGAACAACCGGGCCCTCAACCAGCTCATCGGTAGCGTGAGCGGCTTTGAGACGGACGTGGTCAAGACGGCGAACGCCGGGGAGCACGCCATGAGCCTCGGCTTGGCCCTCCGCCTCCCTTGGGCCTCCGGCTACGCCGTGGAGCCCCAGGAGCTGGTCTCCCTCCTGGAGCTCTACGGCGGGATCTTCCCCTTGGAGGACGAGGAGGTGTTGCGGCATGGGGTGGAGGTCTTCCAGATTGAGACCCGGAACCCCCACCTCCACGAGAACAAGGGGGACGAGCACATCCGCGACATGCTCCTCGCCTGCCTCGCCACCGTGTACCACTCCAAGCTGGCCACGGAGGAGGTGCGGCAGAGCGTGCTGGAGGAACTCCAGGCCGCAGGCGCCCTAGCTCCCGGGGAGGAGCCCCCGCCTCCCACCCTCTACCCGCCCCTTGCCAGCCTGGACCTCCAGGCGGTGCGCAAGGCGCTCCGGGGCCACCTCTCCCGCTTCCGGGTGCCATGA
- the serA gene encoding phosphoglycerate dehydrogenase, giving the protein MWRVLVSDDMRLGEARYPGVILDYRPGIGREELLEIIPAYDALITRSRTRVDAELLQRGKRLKVVGRGGVGVDNVDLEAASRLGILVVNVPEANTRSAAELAFGLLLAAARGIALSDRKLRQGEWDRKFLGLELKGKTLGIVGLGRIGSQVARFAKAFEMRVLAYDPYIPKARAESLGVELLEHLEDLLRQSHFLTVHTPLTEETRGMIGRRELYLLPRGAVVVNAARGGIIDEKALLEVLEEGHLFAAGLDVFAEEPPPKDHPLIHHPRVVHTAHLGANTLEAQERVGEAILERVVRTLEGDLSYALNTGFDPEALEALRGFLPLGEALGKLLAQITRGRPQALEVRFLGQFEKDPEPVASAVAKGLLARVLGEGAVNLVSARPLLKDRGIHLTTLRSEEAGEYTRLVEARLSTDQEERRARGVVIGGRPRLVGIDGYALEVVPEGYMLVCVNYDRPGVVGQVGTLLGEAGVNIAGMQLGRDVPGGRALFVLTVDQKPSPEVLEALRALPVLERVDLVEL; this is encoded by the coding sequence ATGTGGAGGGTCCTGGTCTCGGACGACATGCGTCTGGGGGAGGCGCGGTACCCGGGGGTGATCCTGGACTACCGCCCGGGGATCGGGCGGGAGGAGCTTTTGGAGATCATCCCCGCTTACGATGCCCTCATCACCCGAAGCCGCACCCGGGTGGACGCGGAGCTTCTCCAGAGGGGGAAGCGCCTTAAGGTGGTGGGCCGGGGCGGGGTGGGGGTGGACAACGTGGACCTCGAGGCGGCAAGCCGCCTCGGGATCCTGGTGGTGAACGTCCCCGAGGCCAATACCCGTTCCGCCGCCGAGCTTGCCTTCGGCCTCCTCCTCGCCGCCGCCCGGGGCATCGCCCTTTCCGACCGGAAGCTGCGCCAGGGGGAGTGGGACCGGAAGTTTTTGGGCCTGGAGCTCAAGGGAAAGACCCTGGGCATCGTGGGCTTAGGCCGCATCGGAAGCCAAGTGGCCCGCTTCGCCAAGGCCTTTGAGATGCGGGTTCTGGCCTACGACCCCTACATCCCCAAGGCCCGGGCGGAAAGCCTCGGGGTGGAGCTTCTGGAGCACTTGGAGGACCTCCTCCGGCAGAGCCACTTCCTCACCGTCCACACCCCCCTCACGGAGGAGACCCGGGGGATGATCGGCCGGAGGGAGCTTTACCTCCTGCCCCGGGGGGCGGTGGTGGTGAACGCGGCCCGGGGCGGGATCATAGACGAGAAGGCCCTCCTCGAGGTCCTGGAGGAGGGCCACCTCTTCGCCGCGGGCCTGGACGTCTTCGCCGAGGAGCCGCCTCCCAAGGACCACCCCCTCATCCACCACCCCAGGGTGGTCCACACCGCCCACCTGGGGGCGAACACCCTCGAGGCCCAGGAGCGGGTGGGGGAGGCCATCTTGGAGAGGGTGGTGCGCACCCTGGAGGGGGACCTCTCCTACGCCCTGAACACCGGGTTTGACCCCGAGGCCCTGGAGGCCCTCCGGGGCTTCCTGCCCCTGGGGGAGGCCTTGGGCAAGCTCCTTGCCCAGATCACCCGGGGCCGCCCCCAGGCCCTGGAGGTGCGCTTCCTGGGCCAGTTTGAGAAGGACCCCGAGCCCGTGGCCAGCGCCGTGGCCAAGGGGCTTCTCGCCCGGGTCCTGGGGGAGGGGGCGGTGAACCTGGTCTCGGCGAGGCCCCTCCTCAAGGACCGGGGCATCCACCTCACCACCCTGCGTTCCGAGGAGGCGGGGGAGTACACCCGGCTCGTGGAGGCCAGGCTCTCCACCGACCAGGAGGAGCGCCGGGCCCGGGGAGTGGTGATCGGGGGAAGGCCCCGCCTCGTGGGCATTGACGGCTACGCCCTGGAGGTGGTGCCCGAGGGGTACATGCTGGTCTGCGTCAACTACGACCGCCCCGGGGTGGTGGGCCAGGTGGGGACCCTCCTGGGGGAGGCCGGGGTGAACATCGCCGGGATGCAGCTCGGGCGGGACGTGCCCGGCGGCCGGGCCCTCTTCGTGCTCACCGTGGACCAGAAGCCCTCTCCTGAGGTCCTGGAGGCCCTGAGGGCCCTTCCCGTGCTGGAGCGGGTGGACCTGGTGGAGCTGTAG
- a CDS encoding DegV family protein translates to MRIALVTDSTSDLPQDLRGRLGVRVVPLYVNLGGAIYRDWEEISPSEIFQKVREGAAFPTTSQPSPEDFARVYEEALGEADHVLSLHISGKLSGTVQSAELAAQEFPGRVTVVDTQAASLGVGMMVLRAKELLEEDQSLEAVLAELERLRRDHFVRFSVATLEFLKRGGRIGGAQAFLGTLLNLKPVLTLKEGRVEAAGRARGEKKAREEILKAFRAWAEGRKRIRAYFLYSGDEDAVAALRQEVLASGLPVEEALVSELGAVIASHTGPGTYGFYAYSL, encoded by the coding sequence ATGCGGATTGCCCTGGTAACCGACTCCACCTCCGACCTGCCCCAGGACCTGAGGGGGCGCCTCGGCGTCCGGGTGGTGCCCCTCTACGTGAACCTGGGCGGGGCCATTTACCGGGACTGGGAGGAGATCAGCCCCAGCGAGATCTTTCAGAAGGTCCGGGAGGGCGCGGCCTTCCCCACCACGAGCCAGCCCTCCCCCGAGGACTTCGCCCGGGTCTACGAGGAGGCCCTGGGGGAAGCAGACCACGTCCTCTCCCTCCACATCTCCGGGAAGCTTTCGGGAACGGTGCAGTCGGCGGAGCTGGCCGCCCAAGAGTTCCCGGGGCGGGTCACGGTGGTGGACACCCAGGCCGCTTCCCTGGGCGTGGGCATGATGGTCCTCAGGGCCAAGGAGCTCCTGGAGGAAGACCAAAGCCTGGAGGCGGTCCTCGCCGAGCTTGAGCGCCTCCGCCGGGACCACTTCGTCCGCTTCAGCGTGGCCACCCTGGAGTTTCTGAAGCGGGGTGGACGCATCGGCGGGGCCCAGGCCTTCCTTGGAACCCTCCTCAACCTGAAGCCCGTCCTCACCCTGAAGGAGGGCCGGGTGGAGGCCGCAGGCCGCGCCCGGGGGGAAAAAAAGGCCCGGGAGGAGATCCTCAAGGCCTTCCGGGCCTGGGCGGAGGGCCGGAAGCGGATCCGGGCCTACTTCCTCTACAGCGGGGACGAGGACGCGGTGGCGGCGCTCCGCCAAGAGGTCCTGGCCTCCGGCCTGCCCGTGGAAGAGGCCCTGGTGAGCGAGCTCGGGGCGGTGATCGCGAGCCACACGGGACCGGGAACCTATGGCTTTTACGCCTACAGCCTCTAG